TAGCGTATGCCCCCGCCCCAGTCGCCTACGCCCCGGCACGCCCGGTGGTAGTGGCCCCGGTGCCGGTGCGCTATCGCCCGGACTATCGGGCCGACTATCACCCCGGCTATCACCCCGGCTATCACCGCGCGGAATACCGCGAGGCTCGCCGCGAATGGCGCGAGCGCGAATGGGCCCACCGCCATGACGGGCACCGCGATTACCGCGGCCCGGGCCGCCACTGGGACTGACACGCCGCTGCCGGCCGGGCCCTCCAGCCCGGCCGCCGTGGAAAGGCCCTTCCAGCAAAGATCCGCAAGTCAGGCTACCCTGTCGGCCAACTTCCCGTTTGAGCCTGCCAGGAAATCGCCATGACCCAACCCCTCAGAATCGACTTCGTCTCCGACATCGCCTGCCCCTGGTGCGCCATCGGCCTGTCTTCGCTCCAGCTCGCGCTGCAGCGGCTGGGCGACAAAGTCGACGCCGAGATCGTGCTGCATCCCTTCGAGCTGAACCCCGACATGGGCCCCGAAGGCCAGGCCATTGTCGACTACCTCGGCAAAAAGTATGGCCGCACGCCCGCGCAGATCGCCGAAACCCAGGCCATGATCCGCGAGCGCGGCGCCGGCGTGGGCTTCACCTTCGGCGAGCGCGCCTTCGTCTACAACACGTTCGACGCGCACCGGCTGCTGCACTGGGCCGGCCTCGAGGGCAAGCAAGTCCCGCTGAAGCTGGCGCTGCTGCGCGCCTACCATACCGATGGCAAGGATCCGGGCAACCATGCCGTGCTGCTCGAGGCGGCGGCGTCGGTCGGCCTGGATGCGGACGCCGCGCGCCACGTGCTGGAAAGCGGCCAGTACGGCGACGAGGTGCGCGCCGAAGAGCGCCAGTACCAGCAGATGGGCATCCAGTCGGTGCCGTCGGTGATCTTCAACAACCGCTACCTGGTAACGGGCGGGCAGCCGGTCGAGGCCTTCGAGCAGGCGATCCGGGAGATCGCGGCCGAGGCGCAGGCGGG
This genomic window from Cupriavidus oxalaticus contains:
- a CDS encoding DsbA family oxidoreductase, with protein sequence MTQPLRIDFVSDIACPWCAIGLSSLQLALQRLGDKVDAEIVLHPFELNPDMGPEGQAIVDYLGKKYGRTPAQIAETQAMIRERGAGVGFTFGERAFVYNTFDAHRLLHWAGLEGKQVPLKLALLRAYHTDGKDPGNHAVLLEAAASVGLDADAARHVLESGQYGDEVRAEERQYQQMGIQSVPSVIFNNRYLVTGGQPVEAFEQAIREIAAEAQAGTAT